The DNA region TTAATAGATGTGATTTTTCCTATGGTGCTGCTTTTGAGGCAATGGGTATAAATAAAGCGATGCGTAGGTATTTAGAATCAGGCAATGTAGAGTATACAGATTGGAGTAATAGTGCAATCTCTTGGAGATTAAGGGCAGCAGCAATGGGCATTCCCTTTATCCCTATTCGGAGCATGCTTGGCACTGACACTGAAAAATATTCTGCCGGTATAGAGATTGAATGCCCTTTTACTAAAAAAAAGTTGTTGGCCGTTCCTGCTTTATATCCAGATGTTGCTATCATTCACGTTCATGCTGCTGATGTATATGGTAATGCAGAAATTAAAGGCATATTAGTATCTGATATTGATATTTCAAGAGCTACTAAGAAACTTATTATAACAACAGAAGAGCTTGTCTCTGATGAATATTTTAGAAGTGATCCCTCAAGAACTGTTATTCCTTACTATTTAGTAGATGCAGTTGTACATGTACCTTTTGGGGGTTATCCAAGTGGTGTTCCATATAGATACTATATGGATATTGATCACCTAAATGAGATATTGGAAGTAGAGGCAGATGAGAAAGAGTATGAGGCTTTTATTGAAAAAAATATTTATCAAACAAAAGATTTTTATGATTATCTGAATATCCAAGGAGGATTTAAAAAGATGC from Deferribacterota bacterium includes:
- a CDS encoding CoA-transferase — its product is QNKGKIFTELDVDKIREYNLKKDKRKKNKLISLSEAIDKYVENGDYLASTGFGLTRIPSAALYEIVRQKKKNLGFSLHMSSLSGSILTMGKCFNRCDFSYGAAFEAMGINKAMRRYLESGNVEYTDWSNSAISWRLRAAAMGIPFIPIRSMLGTDTEKYSAGIEIECPFTKKKLLAVPALYPDVAIIHVHAADVYGNAEIKGILVSDIDISRATKKLIITTEELVSDEYFRSDPSRTVIPYYLVDAVVHVPFGGYPSGVPYRYYMDIDHLNEILEVEADEKEYEAFIEKNIYQTKDFYDYLNIQGGFKKMQKLIEKEQLLGVEGGENE